A genome region from Euphorbia lathyris chromosome 4, ddEupLath1.1, whole genome shotgun sequence includes the following:
- the LOC136226936 gene encoding cysteine-rich and transmembrane domain-containing protein WIH2-like translates to MSYYNQQQPPIGVPPPQGYPPEGYPKDAYPPPGYPPQGYPQQGYPPQGYPQQGYPPPPPYAPQYAQPPPQQNNNSAGCLEGCLAALCCCCLLDACF, encoded by the exons ATGAGCTATTACAACCAGCAACAGCCGCCTATTGGTGTTCCTCCTCCTCAAG GTTATCCACCGGAAGGGTATCCGAAAGACGCTTATCCACCACCGGGATATCCCCCACAAGGATATCCTCAACAAGGTTATCCTCCCCAGGGTTATCCTCAACAAGGttatcctcctcctcctccttatGCTCCTCAGTATGCTCAGCCTCCGCCTCAACAAAACAATAACAGCGCTGGTTGCTTAGAAGGATG TTTGGCTGCACTTTGTTGTTGCTGTCTGCTAGATGCCTGCTTCTGA